The following coding sequences are from one Microbacterium sp. SORGH_AS_0969 window:
- a CDS encoding class E sortase, with amino-acid sequence MDTASSPQTRRDARRGSRRRSAPRRRVSVIGVFGDLLLTAGVLVLLFVAWQLWIGDAIIGAQYKNEASSLTDKWATETPAPAPSPTASSSGAPAPTEPATAEPPALPQPGDGEVFGVLRIPRLGSDYQFKLAGGVSSSVTLDPIGVGHYPDNAMPGQVGNFAIAGHRGSHGAPFADLPSLHIGDAIVVETPDGWYTYRYRNLEYVQPDGVGVLLPVPQAAQVEATDRLITMTTCSPRYGFSERAIGYGVFESFTPRANGAPASLTSGAA; translated from the coding sequence GTGGACACCGCATCCTCTCCGCAGACGCGTCGCGACGCTCGCCGTGGCTCTCGCCGGCGTTCCGCTCCGCGGCGCCGGGTATCGGTCATCGGTGTCTTCGGTGACCTGCTGCTGACCGCGGGCGTGCTCGTGCTTCTGTTCGTCGCCTGGCAGCTCTGGATCGGCGACGCGATCATCGGTGCCCAGTACAAGAACGAAGCCAGTTCACTGACCGACAAGTGGGCGACCGAGACACCCGCCCCCGCGCCGTCGCCGACCGCTTCGTCCTCCGGAGCGCCCGCCCCGACGGAGCCGGCCACCGCCGAGCCGCCCGCTCTGCCACAGCCCGGCGACGGCGAGGTCTTCGGCGTCCTGCGCATCCCGCGCCTGGGGTCGGACTACCAGTTCAAGCTGGCGGGCGGAGTGAGTTCATCGGTCACGCTCGACCCGATCGGCGTGGGGCACTACCCCGACAACGCGATGCCCGGTCAGGTCGGCAACTTCGCCATCGCGGGACACCGCGGCAGCCATGGCGCTCCGTTCGCCGACCTCCCCTCTCTCCACATCGGCGACGCCATCGTCGTCGAGACCCCCGACGGCTGGTACACCTACCGCTACCGCAACCTCGAGTATGTGCAGCCCGACGGCGTCGGCGTGCTGCTCCCGGTCCCGCAGGCCGCTCAGGTGGAGGCAACGGATCGGTTGATCACGATGACCACGTGCAGCCCGCGTTACGGATTCTCGGAGCGTGCCATCGGCTACGGCGTCTTCGAATCGTTCACGCCCCGCGCCAACGGCGCCCCTGCTTCGCTGACCTCTGGAGCCGCCTGA
- a CDS encoding cell division protein CrgA, with amino-acid sequence MARTGNGDDPIAERNEGASAPNPVWFLPIMIGLMLVGLVWVLVFYLSNSQFPIPGIGPWNLVIGFGIAFVGFLMTTRWR; translated from the coding sequence ATGGCTCGAACTGGAAACGGCGACGACCCGATCGCCGAGCGCAACGAAGGCGCGTCGGCACCGAACCCTGTGTGGTTCCTGCCCATCATGATCGGTCTCATGCTGGTGGGCCTGGTCTGGGTCCTGGTGTTCTACCTCAGCAACTCGCAGTTCCCCATTCCCGGCATCGGCCCGTGGAACCTCGTCATCGGCTTCGGAATCGCCTTCGTGGGCTTCCTGATGACCACGCGCTGGCGCTGA
- a CDS encoding rhomboid family intramembrane serine protease has protein sequence MSTTDEFRRNSDNFCYRHPDRQSFVLCQRCLRTVCSECRTPAAVGVICPECMAQQRAAETPAQKKAERRWASRRPAVVVASGRPLATLTIIAITGLVYIIGIIPGLGSILSNALMFYGPYLVPQFGAFEPWRLFTVSLVHSGFFHIALNMLALWFIGRNLEPLLGRWRFVVLYVLGTLGGSVAVALLAPLTPVVGASGAIFALFGALLVIGRHIGADIRVIAVLIGINFAWPFVVALITSIGTGDFISALNGVGISWQAHLGGLITGAAVGFVYAPDASRASESVADRAAGRGGRGASRAARDPRRRVLLRVIHRLIHRWG, from the coding sequence GTGTCCACGACCGACGAGTTCCGTCGTAACAGCGACAACTTCTGTTACCGGCATCCGGATCGACAGAGCTTCGTGCTCTGCCAGCGATGCCTGCGTACGGTCTGTTCGGAATGTCGCACACCCGCCGCCGTCGGCGTGATCTGCCCCGAGTGCATGGCTCAGCAGCGCGCCGCGGAGACCCCTGCCCAAAAGAAGGCGGAACGACGCTGGGCATCGCGTCGCCCGGCCGTCGTGGTCGCCTCGGGACGACCCCTCGCGACGCTGACGATCATCGCGATCACAGGCCTGGTCTACATCATCGGGATCATCCCCGGTCTCGGGTCGATCCTGAGCAACGCGCTCATGTTCTACGGCCCGTACCTCGTTCCGCAGTTCGGGGCGTTCGAGCCGTGGCGGCTGTTCACCGTCTCGCTCGTGCACTCCGGCTTCTTCCACATCGCGCTGAACATGCTCGCGCTGTGGTTCATCGGTCGAAACCTCGAACCGCTCCTGGGGCGATGGCGGTTCGTCGTCCTCTACGTCCTCGGCACACTCGGCGGATCCGTGGCGGTGGCACTCCTCGCGCCGCTGACCCCGGTCGTCGGCGCCTCGGGCGCGATCTTCGCCCTCTTCGGCGCCCTGCTCGTCATCGGGCGCCATATCGGCGCCGACATCCGCGTCATCGCCGTGCTGATCGGCATCAACTTCGCATGGCCGTTCGTCGTCGCGCTCATCACCTCGATCGGTACGGGCGACTTCATCTCCGCGCTCAACGGCGTCGGGATCTCCTGGCAGGCGCACCTGGGTGGCCTCATCACCGGGGCGGCCGTGGGCTTCGTCTACGCGCCGGACGCGTCTCGCGCGTCAGAGAGCGTTGCAGATCGGGCTGCTGGTCGGGGTGGGCGCGGTGCTTCTCGCGCTGCTCGTGATCCCCGTCGTCGTGTACTACTGAGAGTTATCCACAGGCTCATCCACAGGTGGGGATGA
- a CDS encoding peptidylprolyl isomerase, giving the protein MATHTAVATLHTNHGDIVVNLFGDHAPRTVRNFIGLSDGTQEWTNPATGAKGEGPLYKDVIFHRIIPNFMIQGGDPLGQGIGGPGYNFNDEIHPELDFTQPYKLAMANAGLRRNAITGQAEGTNGSQFFITTDPTPWLQGKHTIFGEVADDASKAVVDAIAAVPTGAQDRPKADVVLHSVDVVAV; this is encoded by the coding sequence ATGGCTACTCACACCGCCGTCGCGACCTTGCACACCAACCACGGCGACATCGTGGTCAACCTGTTCGGCGACCACGCTCCCCGTACCGTCCGCAACTTCATCGGCCTCTCCGATGGAACGCAGGAATGGACCAACCCCGCCACCGGCGCCAAGGGTGAGGGTCCGCTCTACAAGGACGTCATCTTCCACCGCATCATCCCGAACTTCATGATCCAGGGCGGCGACCCGCTCGGTCAGGGCATCGGCGGGCCCGGCTACAACTTCAACGACGAGATCCACCCCGAGCTCGATTTCACGCAGCCCTACAAGCTCGCCATGGCCAACGCCGGCCTGCGCCGCAACGCCATCACGGGCCAGGCCGAGGGCACCAACGGCTCGCAGTTCTTCATCACCACCGACCCGACGCCGTGGCTGCAGGGCAAGCACACCATCTTCGGTGAGGTGGCCGACGACGCGTCGAAGGCCGTCGTCGACGCCATCGCTGCGGTGCCCACCGGTGCCCAGGACCGTCCGAAGGCCGACGTCGTCCTGCACTCGGTCGACGTCGTGGCCGTCTGA
- a CDS encoding aminoacyl-tRNA deacylase — translation MSDPTIRVREAARERGLSVHIRERPAASSLDEAAELLGIPSAAIVKTLVVKRSDDTYLFALVPGDRAISWPKLRAVVGVNKLRLPEPELALAATGYERGTIVPIGSTTDWPVYADESIVGQRIAMGAGAHGYSLFVEADDLIDAYDATVADITAPRA, via the coding sequence GTGAGCGACCCCACCATCAGAGTCCGAGAGGCCGCGCGCGAGCGCGGCCTCTCCGTCCATATCCGGGAGCGTCCGGCGGCGTCGAGCCTGGACGAGGCGGCCGAACTCCTCGGCATCCCCTCCGCGGCCATCGTGAAGACGCTCGTGGTCAAGCGATCCGACGACACGTATCTCTTCGCGCTCGTGCCCGGTGACCGGGCGATCTCGTGGCCCAAGCTCCGCGCCGTCGTCGGAGTCAACAAGCTCCGACTGCCCGAACCCGAGCTCGCCCTGGCGGCGACTGGATACGAACGCGGGACGATCGTGCCGATCGGCAGCACGACCGACTGGCCGGTCTACGCCGACGAGAGCATCGTCGGCCAGCGCATCGCCATGGGGGCCGGGGCGCACGGCTACAGCCTCTTCGTCGAGGCCGACGACCTGATCGACGCGTACGACGCGACGGTCGCCGATATCACCGCGCCTCGTGCGTGA